Proteins encoded in a region of the Pseudomonas viciae genome:
- a CDS encoding PA1414 family protein, whose amino-acid sequence MKEKIQNWLHDLGVALGLIEPPMQPVPIRTDDEQRRRQPRRR is encoded by the coding sequence ATGAAAGAGAAAATCCAGAACTGGCTTCACGACTTGGGTGTCGCGCTGGGGCTGATCGAGCCGCCAATGCAACCGGTACCGATCCGCACCGATGACGAGCAACGCCGCCGCCAACCGCGCCGCCGGTAA
- the ptrR gene encoding putrescine utilization regulator PtrR codes for MEFSQLRIFQAVAEEGSITRAAERLHRVPSNLSTRLKQLEEQLGVDLFLRERQRLQLSPAGKVLLDYAAKLFALHDEAHAAVQGGQPAGDFLLGTMYSTAATHLPDLLAAYHRAYPAVNLQVQSAPSGELFEGLLTNRLDAALVDGPLELAGLDGVPLCDERLVLITEADHAPVRSALDVQGRAVFTFRRGCSYRMRLEAWFAHDHATMGRAMEIESYQGMLACVIAGSGVALMSESMLASLPGRERVTVHPLAEPFASATTWLMWRKGMVGANLNAWIELQQQAWPRASMMAAQSA; via the coding sequence GTGGAGTTCAGCCAATTACGGATTTTCCAGGCCGTGGCCGAGGAAGGTTCCATCACCCGGGCCGCCGAGCGCCTGCACCGGGTGCCGTCGAACCTCTCGACCCGGCTCAAGCAGCTTGAAGAGCAACTGGGTGTGGACCTTTTCCTGCGCGAGCGTCAGCGTTTGCAGTTGTCGCCGGCGGGAAAAGTCCTGCTGGACTATGCAGCCAAGCTCTTTGCCTTGCATGACGAAGCCCATGCGGCCGTGCAGGGCGGGCAACCGGCCGGGGATTTCCTGCTGGGCACGATGTACAGCACGGCGGCGACGCATTTGCCGGACCTGTTGGCGGCATATCACCGGGCGTATCCGGCGGTGAACCTGCAGGTGCAATCCGCGCCCAGTGGCGAATTGTTCGAAGGCTTGCTCACCAATCGTCTCGACGCGGCGTTGGTGGATGGCCCGCTGGAGCTGGCGGGGCTCGATGGCGTGCCGTTATGCGACGAGCGGTTGGTGCTGATTACCGAAGCCGATCATGCGCCGGTACGCAGCGCGCTGGATGTACAGGGCCGCGCGGTGTTCACGTTCCGGCGTGGTTGCTCCTACCGGATGCGGTTGGAAGCCTGGTTTGCCCACGACCATGCCACCATGGGCCGGGCGATGGAAATTGAGTCTTACCAGGGGATGCTGGCGTGTGTAATCGCCGGGTCCGGGGTGGCGCTGATGTCCGAGTCGATGCTCGCCAGCCTGCCGGGCCGCGAGCGGGTGACGGTGCATCCGCTGGCCGAGCCGTTTGCCAGCGCTACCACTTGGCTGATGTGGCGCAAAGGGATGGTTGGGGCCAACCTCAACGCCTGGATCGAACTGCAGCAACAAGCCTGGCCGCGTGCCTCCATGATGGCGGCGCAATCGGCTTGA
- a CDS encoding DUF6279 family lipoprotein, whose protein sequence is MSRWFARTALFIALLLILTACSRVGLAYRNLDLIIPWTLNDYLDIRGEQKDWFNERLRDHLTWHCTTQLPGYLDWLDRLKSMVQANQVSDEALQQRTREAKAAIAETARAITPSAIELLQGLSDEQVDDMDAAFVKDQRKRQQQYLKPTLQQQIQERGERMEKRLNDWLGPLNDAQRQRVVAWSTALGDQNQQWIANRAHWQNQFSEAVAQRHSPDFAKRIEQLLVNRESLWTPAYREAFSKTEAQARSLLVDLMAESTPPQRERLLKKIDGVKKDFSDLKCLKAARS, encoded by the coding sequence ATGTCGCGCTGGTTCGCACGCACCGCCCTGTTCATCGCCCTGTTGCTGATACTCACCGCCTGCAGCCGCGTGGGCCTCGCCTACCGCAACCTCGACCTGATCATCCCCTGGACCCTCAACGATTACCTGGACATCCGAGGTGAGCAAAAAGACTGGTTCAATGAACGCCTCAGGGACCACCTGACCTGGCATTGCACCACCCAGTTGCCCGGCTACCTCGACTGGCTGGACCGCTTGAAAAGCATGGTGCAAGCCAATCAGGTGAGCGACGAAGCCCTGCAACAGCGCACTCGGGAAGCCAAGGCCGCCATCGCCGAAACCGCCCGGGCAATCACCCCATCGGCGATCGAACTGCTACAAGGCCTGAGCGACGAACAAGTCGATGACATGGACGCCGCTTTCGTCAAGGACCAGCGTAAACGCCAGCAGCAGTACCTCAAGCCAACGCTGCAACAGCAGATCCAGGAACGCGGCGAACGCATGGAAAAACGCCTGAACGACTGGCTCGGCCCGCTCAACGATGCCCAACGCCAACGCGTGGTGGCCTGGTCTACCGCACTGGGTGATCAGAACCAGCAATGGATCGCCAACCGCGCCCACTGGCAGAACCAGTTCAGCGAAGCCGTGGCCCAGCGCCACAGCCCTGACTTTGCCAAACGCATCGAGCAACTGCTGGTCAACCGCGAAAGCCTCTGGACCCCGGCCTACCGCGAGGCCTTCAGCAAAACCGAAGCCCAGGCCCGCAGCCTGCTGGTGGACCTGATGGCCGAAAGCACCCCGCCCCAGCGTGAACGACTGCTGAAAAAAATCGACGGGGTGAAGAAGGACTTCAGTGATTTGAAGTGCCTGAAAGCAGCGCGCTCCTAA
- a CDS encoding purine-cytosine permease family protein: MNNNNDKSLTQIETNGVEQIPDHQRTAGPGDLFRLIFGGANTFATAVLGSFPVLFGLSFQAGVWAIVLGVLVGSIILAPMGLFGPLNGTNNAVSSGAHFGVHGRIVGSFLSLLTAIAFFSLSVWSSGDALIGGAKRLIGMPETDLSLGLAYGLFALLVLTVCIYGFRFMLWVNRIAVWAASLLFLLGILAFAPTFDSQFAGTVSLGQPGFWAAFIGAALVAMSNPISFGAFLGDWSRYIPRNTPKRRIMLAVIAAQLATLIPFLFGLATATIVAIKAPDYIAANNYVGGLLAVSPSWFFLPVCLIAVIGGMSTGTTSLYGTGLDMSSVFPRVLSRVKATLLIGVLSIAFIFIGRFAANLVQSVSTFAVLIITCTTPWMVIMIIGLLVRRGFYCPDDLQVFTRGETGGRYWFSHGWNWRGLGAWIPSALVGLCFVNLPGQFVGPLGELAGGIDVSLPVTLGLASVVYLVLLAVFPEPAAVYGPDDPRSKDASAPIDKPALRQTA, translated from the coding sequence ATGAATAACAATAACGATAAAAGCCTTACGCAAATTGAAACCAACGGGGTCGAACAGATCCCGGACCACCAGCGAACCGCCGGCCCGGGGGACTTGTTTCGCCTGATCTTCGGTGGCGCCAATACCTTTGCCACCGCCGTGCTCGGCAGTTTCCCGGTGCTGTTCGGCCTGTCGTTCCAGGCCGGTGTCTGGGCGATTGTGCTGGGGGTGTTGGTGGGGTCGATCATCCTCGCCCCCATGGGCCTGTTCGGCCCGCTCAACGGCACCAACAACGCGGTTTCTTCCGGAGCGCACTTCGGCGTGCACGGGCGGATCGTCGGCTCATTCCTGTCGTTGCTGACCGCCATCGCGTTCTTTTCGCTGTCGGTCTGGAGTTCCGGGGATGCATTGATCGGCGGTGCCAAGCGGTTGATCGGCATGCCGGAAACCGACCTGAGCCTGGGCCTGGCCTACGGCCTGTTCGCCTTGCTGGTCTTGACCGTGTGCATCTACGGCTTTCGCTTCATGCTGTGGGTCAACCGCATCGCCGTGTGGGCCGCCAGCCTGCTGTTCCTGCTGGGTATCCTGGCCTTCGCGCCGACCTTCGACAGCCAGTTTGCCGGCACCGTCAGCCTTGGCCAGCCGGGCTTCTGGGCGGCGTTCATCGGCGCGGCGCTGGTGGCCATGAGCAATCCGATCTCCTTCGGTGCGTTCCTCGGTGACTGGTCGCGCTACATCCCGCGCAATACCCCCAAGCGCCGCATCATGCTGGCGGTGATCGCCGCGCAACTGGCGACGCTGATCCCGTTCCTGTTCGGCCTCGCCACCGCCACCATCGTGGCGATCAAGGCACCGGACTACATCGCCGCCAACAACTACGTGGGCGGCCTGCTGGCGGTCTCGCCGAGCTGGTTCTTCCTGCCGGTGTGCCTGATCGCGGTGATCGGCGGCATGTCCACCGGCACCACGTCGCTGTATGGCACCGGGCTGGACATGTCCAGCGTGTTTCCACGGGTGCTGTCGCGGGTCAAGGCGACGTTGCTGATCGGCGTGCTATCGATTGCCTTCATCTTCATCGGCCGCTTCGCCGCGAACCTGGTGCAGAGCGTGTCGACCTTCGCCGTACTGATCATCACCTGCACCACCCCGTGGATGGTGATCATGATCATCGGCCTGCTGGTACGGCGTGGCTTCTACTGCCCGGATGACCTGCAAGTCTTCACCCGCGGCGAAACCGGCGGGCGCTACTGGTTCAGCCACGGCTGGAACTGGCGCGGCCTGGGGGCGTGGATCCCCAGCGCACTGGTGGGGCTGTGCTTCGTCAACCTGCCGGGGCAGTTCGTCGGGCCGCTGGGCGAACTGGCCGGCGGGATCGACGTCAGCCTGCCAGTGACCCTGGGCCTGGCCTCGGTGGTGTACCTGGTGCTGCTTGCGGTGTTCCCAGAGCCGGCGGCGGTGTATGGGCCGGATGATCCGCGTAGCAAGGACGCTTCGGCGCCCATCGATAAACCCGCCCTCAGGCAAACCGCCTGA
- the speB gene encoding agmatinase — translation MDKILHQPLGGNEMPRFGGIATMMRLPHLQTAAGLDAAFVGVPLDIGTSLRAGTRFGPREIRAESVMIRPYNMATGAAPFDSLSVADIGDVPINTFNLLDAVRIIEESYHKILEHNVIPLTLGGDHTITLPILRAIHKKHGKVGLVHIDAHADVNDHMFGEKIAHGTTFRRAVEEGLLDCDRVVQIGLRAQGYTADDFNWSRNQGFRVVQAEECWHKSLAPLMAEVREKVGGGPVYLSFDIDGIDPAWAPGTGTPEIGGLTTIQAIEIVRGCQGLDLVGCDLVEVSPPYDTTGNTSLLGANLLYEMLCVLPGVVHR, via the coding sequence GTGGACAAGATTCTTCACCAACCACTGGGCGGCAACGAAATGCCGCGCTTCGGCGGCATCGCCACCATGATGCGACTCCCCCATTTGCAAACCGCTGCCGGCCTGGACGCTGCGTTCGTCGGCGTACCGCTGGACATCGGCACCTCCCTGCGCGCCGGCACCCGTTTCGGGCCCCGGGAAATCCGCGCCGAATCCGTGATGATCCGCCCCTACAACATGGCCACCGGCGCCGCGCCATTCGATTCACTGTCAGTGGCCGACATCGGTGACGTGCCGATCAACACCTTCAACCTGCTGGACGCGGTGCGGATCATCGAAGAGTCGTACCACAAGATCCTCGAACACAACGTCATCCCCCTGACCCTGGGCGGCGATCACACGATTACCCTGCCGATCCTGCGGGCGATCCACAAGAAACACGGCAAGGTCGGCCTGGTGCATATCGACGCCCACGCCGATGTGAACGACCACATGTTCGGCGAGAAGATCGCCCACGGCACCACCTTCCGCCGCGCCGTGGAAGAAGGCCTGCTCGATTGCGACCGCGTGGTGCAAATCGGCCTGCGGGCCCAGGGCTACACCGCCGACGATTTCAACTGGAGTCGCAATCAGGGTTTCCGCGTGGTCCAGGCCGAAGAGTGCTGGCACAAATCCCTGGCACCGCTGATGGCTGAAGTGCGCGAGAAAGTCGGTGGCGGCCCGGTGTACCTGAGCTTTGATATCGACGGCATCGACCCGGCCTGGGCCCCAGGCACTGGCACCCCGGAAATCGGTGGGCTGACCACCATCCAGGCGATCGAAATCGTCCGCGGCTGCCAGGGCCTCGACCTGGTGGGTTGCGATCTGGTAGAAGTCTCGCCGCCGTACGACACCACCGGCAACACCTCGCTGCTGGGCGCCAACCTGCTGTACGAGATGCTCTGCGTACTGCCCGGCGTGGTTCATCGCTGA
- a CDS encoding S1 RNA-binding domain-containing protein, protein MALVGRYNSLQVVKHTNFGLYLDGGADGEILLPNRYIPKDIPSEDEDWLNVFIYLDSDDKLIATTEKPKVQVGEFASLKVVEVNSIGVFLDWGLPKDLLLPYSEEKRQMSAGEYCVVHVYLDKHTRRITATARLDRYLDKTPATYTPGQEVDLLVAEATDMGFKAIINNKHWGLIHKNEIFKFMRAGKQEKGFIKEIRPDGKISLSLQPVGQEAATSLNAKILAKLRENNGTLPVSDKSDPVLISSLFGVSKGNFKKAIGALYKNGQIVIHADRIELS, encoded by the coding sequence ATGGCTTTAGTCGGGCGCTACAACAGTTTGCAAGTGGTTAAACACACTAACTTCGGTTTATATCTGGACGGCGGCGCGGACGGCGAAATTCTGCTGCCCAACCGTTATATCCCCAAGGATATTCCCAGCGAAGATGAAGACTGGCTCAATGTTTTTATTTATCTGGACAGCGACGATAAACTGATCGCCACCACCGAAAAACCAAAAGTGCAGGTCGGGGAGTTCGCCAGCCTGAAAGTGGTTGAGGTCAACAGCATCGGCGTGTTCCTGGACTGGGGCCTGCCCAAGGATCTGCTGCTGCCGTATTCCGAAGAAAAGCGCCAGATGAGCGCCGGCGAGTACTGCGTGGTGCACGTCTACCTCGACAAGCACACCCGGCGCATCACCGCCACGGCGCGCCTGGATCGTTATCTGGACAAGACACCGGCCACCTACACGCCGGGGCAGGAAGTTGATTTGCTGGTCGCCGAAGCCACCGACATGGGCTTCAAGGCGATTATCAACAACAAGCACTGGGGCCTGATTCACAAGAACGAAATCTTCAAGTTCATGCGCGCCGGCAAACAGGAAAAAGGTTTCATCAAGGAAATCCGTCCGGACGGCAAGATCAGCTTGAGCCTGCAGCCAGTGGGCCAGGAAGCTGCCACCAGCCTGAACGCCAAGATCCTCGCCAAGTTGCGTGAGAACAACGGCACCCTGCCGGTCAGCGACAAGAGCGACCCGGTGTTGATCAGCAGCCTGTTTGGCGTGAGCAAGGGCAACTTCAAAAAAGCCATTGGTGCGCTGTACAAGAATGGGCAGATTGTCATTCATGCTGATCGCATTGAATTGAGCTAA
- a CDS encoding NCS1 family nucleobase:cation symporter-1: MSEQLPNGYSPRLYNEDLGPLPQKWNWYNIFAFWMSDVHSVGGYVFAASLFALGLASWQVLIALLGGICIVQLIANLVARPSQQAAVPYPVICRLAFGVFGANIPAVIRGLIAVAWYGIQTYLASSALIIVVLRFFPAMEVYATPQFAGLSYLGWFGFLSLWFVQALVFWTGMESIRRFIDWAGPVVYAVMFLLAGWIVWKAGWSNISFTLAEKSLSGWQAFGQVIVATALVVSYFSGPTLNFGDFSRYCRSMSDVRRGNFWGLPVNFLAFSLVTVVIVSGTLPVFGEMLHDPIATVARIDNDVAVLLGAFAFVTATVGINIVANFVSPAFDFANVAPSKISWRAGGMIAALASIFITPWNLFNNPEVIHYTLDVLAAFIGPLFGILLVDYYLIKKQQIDVDALFNDGPSGRYYYSGGINWTAVKALVPATLMGVAITFTPLLQPMANFAWFTGCFLGGVLYFALARREPVAHLSSSLSQA, translated from the coding sequence ATGTCCGAGCAATTGCCCAACGGCTACAGCCCCCGCCTCTATAACGAGGACCTGGGCCCGCTGCCGCAGAAATGGAATTGGTACAACATCTTCGCGTTCTGGATGAGTGATGTGCACAGCGTGGGCGGCTATGTGTTTGCCGCCAGTCTGTTCGCGTTGGGGTTGGCGAGTTGGCAGGTGTTGATCGCGTTGTTAGGCGGGATCTGCATCGTGCAGTTGATTGCCAACCTGGTTGCCAGGCCGAGCCAGCAAGCAGCGGTGCCGTATCCGGTGATCTGTCGGCTGGCGTTCGGGGTGTTTGGAGCGAATATTCCTGCGGTGATCCGCGGTTTGATCGCCGTGGCCTGGTACGGCATTCAGACGTACCTGGCTTCCAGCGCGCTGATCATTGTGGTGCTGCGGTTTTTTCCTGCAATGGAAGTCTATGCCACGCCGCAGTTTGCCGGTTTGTCCTACCTGGGCTGGTTCGGTTTCCTCAGCCTGTGGTTCGTCCAGGCGCTGGTGTTCTGGACCGGGATGGAGTCGATCCGGCGTTTCATCGACTGGGCCGGGCCGGTGGTGTACGCGGTGATGTTTCTGTTGGCCGGCTGGATCGTCTGGAAGGCCGGTTGGAGCAACATCAGCTTCACCCTGGCGGAAAAGTCCTTGTCCGGCTGGCAGGCTTTCGGCCAGGTGATTGTGGCGACGGCGTTGGTGGTGTCGTACTTTTCCGGCCCGACCCTGAATTTCGGCGATTTCAGCCGTTACTGCCGGAGCATGTCCGACGTGCGTCGGGGCAATTTCTGGGGCCTGCCGGTGAATTTCCTGGCGTTCTCCCTGGTGACGGTGGTGATTGTTTCCGGGACCTTGCCGGTATTCGGTGAAATGCTCCACGACCCGATCGCCACCGTGGCACGCATCGACAACGACGTGGCCGTGTTGTTGGGCGCCTTTGCTTTCGTGACCGCCACCGTCGGCATCAATATTGTCGCCAACTTTGTCTCCCCCGCGTTCGACTTCGCCAACGTCGCACCCAGCAAAATCAGCTGGCGGGCCGGTGGCATGATCGCGGCGCTGGCCTCGATTTTCATCACCCCGTGGAACCTGTTCAACAACCCCGAAGTGATCCACTACACCCTGGACGTGCTGGCGGCGTTCATCGGCCCGTTGTTCGGGATCCTGTTGGTGGATTACTACCTGATCAAGAAGCAGCAGATTGACGTCGATGCGCTGTTCAATGACGGCCCGAGCGGGCGTTATTACTACAGTGGCGGCATCAACTGGACGGCGGTCAAGGCGTTGGTTCCGGCGACGCTGATGGGCGTGGCGATCACCTTCACTCCACTGCTGCAACCGATGGCCAACTTCGCCTGGTTCACCGGTTGCTTCCTCGGCGGGGTGTTGTATTTCGCCTTGGCGCGACGCGAGCCGGTCGCGCACTTGAGTTCATCGCTCAGCCAAGCCTGA
- a CDS encoding sodium:solute symporter, whose protein sequence is MALDLIVVIIYAAGMIALGWYGMRRAKTRDDYLVAGRNLGPGFYLGTMAATVLGGASTIGTVRLGYVYGISGFWLCGAIGLGIVGLSLFLAKPLLKLKIYTVTQVLERRYNPAARHASALIMLVYALMIGATSTIAIGTVMQVLFGLPFWVSILVGGGVVVLYSTIGGMWSLTLTDIVQFLIMTVGLVFLLMPMSIVDAGGWDAMVAALPASYFDFTAIGWDTILTYFLIYFFGIFIGQDIWQRVFTARSEGVAKVAGTAAGLYCVLYGLAGALIGMAAKVLLPDLENVNNAFASIVQTSLPNGIRGLVIAAALAALMSTAAAGLLAASTTVVQDLLPRLRQGRESGSGDVHENRIATLLLGLVVLGIALVVSDVISALTLAYNLLVGGMLIPLIGAIYWKRASTAGAITSMSLGFLTALFFMLKDGLDANTPIYYSLSVALVSFVVVSVLAPRPGVVAKAI, encoded by the coding sequence ATGGCTTTGGATTTAATCGTCGTTATTATCTACGCCGCAGGGATGATCGCCCTGGGCTGGTACGGCATGCGCCGCGCCAAGACCCGTGACGACTACCTGGTCGCCGGGCGCAACCTCGGCCCGGGCTTTTACCTGGGCACCATGGCCGCCACCGTCCTGGGTGGTGCATCTACCATCGGCACGGTGCGCCTGGGCTACGTCTACGGCATTTCCGGGTTCTGGCTGTGCGGTGCCATCGGCCTGGGCATCGTCGGCCTGAGCCTGTTCCTTGCCAAGCCGTTGCTCAAACTCAAGATCTACACCGTGACCCAAGTGCTGGAGCGCCGCTACAACCCGGCCGCGCGCCACGCCAGTGCACTGATCATGCTGGTTTATGCGCTGATGATCGGCGCCACCTCGACCATCGCCATCGGCACCGTGATGCAGGTGCTGTTCGGCCTGCCCTTCTGGGTGTCGATTCTGGTGGGCGGCGGCGTGGTGGTGCTGTATTCCACCATCGGCGGCATGTGGTCGCTGACCCTCACCGACATCGTGCAGTTCTTGATCATGACCGTCGGCCTGGTGTTCCTGCTGATGCCGATGTCCATCGTCGACGCGGGCGGCTGGGATGCGATGGTGGCGGCGTTGCCGGCCAGTTACTTCGATTTCACCGCGATTGGCTGGGACACCATCCTCACCTACTTCCTGATCTACTTCTTCGGCATTTTCATCGGCCAGGACATCTGGCAGCGGGTGTTCACCGCTCGCAGCGAAGGCGTGGCGAAAGTCGCCGGCACCGCCGCTGGCTTGTACTGCGTGCTGTACGGCCTGGCCGGGGCGTTGATTGGCATGGCGGCCAAGGTGTTGCTGCCGGACCTGGAAAACGTCAACAACGCCTTCGCCAGTATCGTCCAGACCAGCCTGCCCAACGGCATACGCGGGCTGGTGATCGCCGCAGCCCTGGCGGCCTTGATGTCTACCGCCGCGGCGGGCCTGCTCGCGGCGTCCACCACGGTGGTCCAGGACTTGTTGCCACGCTTGCGCCAGGGTCGTGAAAGCGGCAGTGGCGACGTCCACGAAAACCGCATTGCCACGCTGTTGCTGGGGTTGGTGGTGCTGGGCATCGCCCTGGTGGTCAGCGACGTGATCAGCGCCCTGACGCTGGCTTACAACCTGTTGGTGGGCGGTATGCTGATCCCGCTGATCGGCGCCATCTACTGGAAACGCGCCAGCACCGCCGGCGCGATCACCAGCATGTCGCTGGGCTTCTTGACCGCGCTGTTCTTCATGCTCAAGGACGGCCTGGACGCGAACACGCCGATCTACTACAGCCTGAGCGTGGCGCTGGTGAGCTTTGTGGTGGTGAGTGTGTTGGCGCCGCGGCCGGGTGTGGTGGCCAAGGCGATCTGA
- a CDS encoding TorF family putative porin: protein MRIPVVLLPISLLTCSLAQGQVFQRELGAFDLKLGTTPSRSMAQGLVTPSSTGSFHGGLDLSHDSGWYVGQWSPSAGLTSSAELEIDSYMGFKQPFDQTLGYEVGLIHYSYPTLDTLDSQEFFGGLTVLGSRFGAAFSNDPDKQNSTLFADLGGNVPFGIGVSAKYTTHQLNTPVSVDDGYVGSFSDWSLKISRPWKGIDLDLIYSDSSLSGSRCSAYSGHNSECDGLLTLKMAHPFY, encoded by the coding sequence ATGCGCATTCCTGTTGTCCTGCTGCCGATCAGCCTGCTGACGTGCTCCCTCGCCCAGGGGCAGGTGTTCCAGCGCGAACTCGGCGCTTTCGATCTCAAACTGGGTACCACCCCCAGCCGCAGCATGGCCCAGGGCCTGGTCACGCCCTCGAGCACCGGTTCGTTTCATGGCGGCCTGGACCTGAGTCACGACAGCGGCTGGTACGTCGGCCAGTGGTCACCCAGCGCCGGCCTGACCTCGTCCGCCGAGCTGGAAATCGATTCCTACATGGGCTTTAAACAACCCTTCGACCAGACCCTGGGCTACGAAGTCGGCCTGATCCATTACAGCTACCCCACCCTTGATACCCTCGACAGCCAGGAGTTCTTCGGCGGGCTGACCGTGCTCGGCAGCCGTTTTGGCGCCGCCTTCAGCAACGACCCGGATAAACAGAACAGCACATTGTTCGCAGACCTGGGCGGGAACGTGCCGTTTGGTATTGGCGTCAGCGCCAAATACACCACCCACCAACTCAACACGCCCGTGTCGGTGGACGATGGCTATGTAGGCAGTTTCAGCGACTGGTCGTTGAAAATTTCCCGGCCTTGGAAAGGCATCGACTTGGACCTGATCTACAGCGACTCAAGCCTCAGCGGCAGCCGTTGCTCCGCGTACTCCGGCCATAACAGCGAATGCGACGGCCTGTTGACCCTCAAGATGGCGCATCCTTTTTACTAA
- a CDS encoding YybH family protein, protein MSEQEQVLKAAAGLVAAFARNDRDAYFGAFTSDASFVFYTLEQPLLSRDAYQALWDRWRSEDGFEVLTCTSSNAFVSLQGDVAIFIHDVATELRMQGERHFSQERETILFRKQAGRAQEQQGLWLACHEHLSAMPEGLPPP, encoded by the coding sequence ATGAGCGAACAGGAGCAGGTCCTCAAGGCCGCCGCCGGGCTGGTGGCGGCCTTCGCCCGCAATGACCGCGACGCCTACTTTGGCGCGTTCACAAGCGATGCGAGTTTCGTGTTCTACACCCTCGAACAGCCCCTGCTGTCACGCGATGCCTACCAGGCGTTGTGGGATCGCTGGCGCTCCGAGGATGGCTTCGAGGTGCTCACGTGCACTTCAAGCAACGCCTTCGTCAGCCTGCAAGGGGACGTGGCGATTTTCATCCATGACGTGGCCACCGAGCTGCGCATGCAAGGGGAGCGACACTTTAGCCAGGAGCGCGAAACCATCCTGTTCCGCAAACAGGCAGGACGCGCACAAGAACAACAGGGCCTATGGCTGGCCTGTCATGAACATTTGTCCGCAATGCCGGAAGGGCTGCCACCCCCTTAG
- a CDS encoding MFS transporter, translating into MSPLIRLLGSFIALMMAMGIGRFALTPQLPHLIGEGQLDLTAAGLIAAANYLGYFLGALDAMFARRPEQVRRRLLGGLWLCGLLTLASFWAWGFWPHLALRFGTGVASAWVLVMITALSQPLAAAAGRPRLGALVFAGPGLGIFLTGLLALGSNLLGQTSATLWLVYAGVALATLLVILPILPQPAAAATVAAPTTPSPNRGIARLGVVYALYGVGYIIPATFLSQMASAQFQGQWQADLFWPCFGLAAATGVLLVSLRRPDPNTTGRWLIGTLWLQAAGVFACLLGSGPGLALGVILCGGPFLACMQLVMLRSRELAPHATQRNAGLLTACFAVGQLSGPLLAALSSHFSGGLQPALIIAGSGLVLAGGLLLRPASRGAENPCAQTALR; encoded by the coding sequence ATGTCACCTCTAATTCGTCTGCTCGGCAGTTTCATCGCCCTGATGATGGCCATGGGCATCGGCCGCTTCGCCCTTACGCCCCAGTTACCTCATTTGATCGGCGAAGGTCAGCTCGACTTGACCGCCGCCGGTCTGATTGCCGCCGCCAACTACCTGGGGTATTTCCTCGGCGCATTAGACGCCATGTTCGCTCGCCGTCCGGAACAGGTACGTCGGCGTTTGCTCGGTGGCCTTTGGCTGTGTGGGCTACTGACCCTGGCGTCGTTCTGGGCCTGGGGTTTCTGGCCGCACCTGGCATTGCGTTTCGGCACCGGTGTGGCGAGCGCCTGGGTGCTGGTGATGATCACCGCCCTGAGCCAACCCTTGGCTGCGGCGGCGGGACGCCCACGCCTCGGTGCCCTGGTGTTTGCCGGCCCGGGGCTGGGGATTTTCCTGACCGGTTTGCTCGCCTTGGGCTCGAACCTGCTGGGCCAGACCTCCGCGACCCTCTGGCTGGTGTATGCCGGCGTGGCACTGGCGACGTTGCTGGTGATTCTGCCGATCCTGCCGCAACCCGCCGCAGCCGCCACCGTTGCCGCGCCGACTACCCCATCGCCGAACCGTGGCATCGCTCGCCTCGGCGTGGTGTACGCCCTGTACGGCGTGGGCTACATCATCCCGGCCACCTTCCTGTCGCAGATGGCCTCGGCGCAGTTCCAAGGACAATGGCAGGCCGACCTGTTCTGGCCCTGCTTCGGCCTGGCCGCGGCCACTGGCGTGTTGCTGGTGAGTTTGCGTCGACCAGACCCAAACACCACCGGCCGCTGGCTGATCGGTACGCTCTGGCTGCAGGCCGCCGGGGTGTTCGCCTGCCTGCTGGGCAGCGGGCCGGGACTGGCGTTGGGGGTCATTCTGTGTGGCGGGCCTTTCCTGGCCTGCATGCAACTGGTGATGCTGCGCTCCCGGGAACTGGCGCCCCACGCCACCCAGCGCAACGCCGGGCTGCTGACCGCCTGCTTTGCCGTGGGCCAGCTCAGCGGACCGTTGTTGGCGGCGCTGAGCAGCCACTTCAGCGGCGGCCTGCAACCGGCGCTGATCATTGCCGGCAGCGGCCTGGTGTTGGCCGGCGGGCTGTTGCTGCGGCCCGCCAGCCGGGGGGCGGAGAACCCTTGCGCCCAGACCGCCCTGCGTTGA